The following coding sequences are from one Phycisphaeraceae bacterium window:
- a CDS encoding NrsF family protein — MNKKLIDALVEDLQPVKRPSPWAATRLFLVCLLTTLIFAWLMRGNRMLAADPTLTLWSWLKLLPFALGAVACVLLTCDTTIPARHTKRWTLALLITAALILISFVTAGLMSPDANVLNPSALGCVRSIVIFAIPPLAFMLWFARQRATTHPAFAGACAGAAAGLLGSLAYGMSCRIDGLAFISVWYSTAILAVAAIGLLLGPRILRW; from the coding sequence ATGAACAAGAAACTCATCGACGCACTCGTCGAAGACCTCCAGCCCGTTAAACGACCCTCACCCTGGGCCGCGACACGACTCTTCCTCGTCTGCCTGCTCACCACCCTGATCTTCGCCTGGCTCATGCGCGGCAACCGCATGCTCGCCGCCGATCCCACACTCACCCTCTGGTCATGGCTCAAGCTCCTCCCCTTCGCACTCGGCGCCGTCGCATGTGTCTTGCTCACCTGTGACACCACCATCCCCGCTCGCCACACCAAACGATGGACTCTCGCCCTCCTCATCACCGCCGCCCTCATCCTCATCAGCTTCGTCACAGCAGGCCTGATGAGCCCGGACGCCAACGTGCTCAACCCCTCCGCCTTGGGCTGCGTCAGATCGATCGTCATCTTCGCCATACCCCCACTCGCCTTCATGCTCTGGTTCGCCCGCCAGCGAGCAACCACCCATCCAGCCTTCGCCGGGGCCTGCGCCGGGGCCGCAGCAGGCCTCCTCGGATCCCTCGCCTACGGCATGAGCTGCCGCATCGACGGCCTCGCCTTCATCAGCGTCTGGTACTCCACCGCAATCCTCGCCGTCGCCGCCATCGGCTTACTACTCGGCCCCAGAATCCTCCGGTGGTAG
- the tpx gene encoding thiol peroxidase: protein MSDRPAAVTLKGNPMTLVGPELKAGDKAPAFSLVANDMSAKSLDDYAGKVKILSVVPSLDTPVCDTETRKFNQEAASLGDNVVILTVSVDTPMAQKRWCAAAGVDKVHTLSDFKDHKFGTAYGVRIKEIGLLARQVFVIDKDNTITLAHLVKEVAEEPNYTAVLDAAKKAL from the coding sequence ATGTCCGATCGACCCGCAGCCGTCACCCTCAAAGGCAACCCCATGACCCTCGTCGGCCCCGAACTCAAAGCCGGCGACAAGGCACCCGCCTTCTCCCTCGTCGCCAACGACATGTCCGCCAAATCCCTCGACGACTACGCCGGCAAGGTCAAAATCCTCTCCGTCGTCCCCTCACTCGACACCCCCGTCTGCGACACCGAGACCCGCAAGTTCAACCAGGAAGCCGCCTCCCTGGGCGACAACGTCGTCATCCTCACCGTCTCCGTCGACACACCCATGGCCCAGAAACGCTGGTGCGCCGCCGCCGGCGTCGACAAGGTCCACACCCTCTCCGACTTCAAAGACCACAAGTTCGGCACCGCCTACGGCGTCCGCATCAAAGAAATCGGACTCCTCGCCCGCCAGGTCTTCGTCATCGACAAAGACAACACCATCACCCTCGCCCACCTCGTCAAAGAAGTCGCCGAAGAACCCAACTACACCGCCGTCCTAGACGCCGCCAAAAAAGCCCTCTGA
- a CDS encoding SDR family oxidoreductase has translation MTDVARRGLFDLTGKTALVTGSTRGLGLAMARGLAEHGARVVINGRGAEAVEATAEGLRGEGFEAGTLVCDVTDEVAVEEAIGVLERETPVDVLVNNVGIHDRAPLAEMTAAQWRGVIEVNLTSAFLVSRFVAPGMIRRGAGKIVNTCSLMSEVGRPTTGNYAAAKGGLKMLTRAMAVEWAGHNVQVNGIGPGYFETELTAKLVADPEFNAWICKRTPAGRWGRPEELVGAAVFLSSGASDYVSGQVIYVDGGLLAGV, from the coding sequence ATGACTGATGTTGCGCGGCGTGGGCTGTTTGATTTAACGGGGAAGACGGCGCTGGTGACGGGGTCGACGCGCGGGTTGGGGTTGGCGATGGCGCGGGGGTTGGCGGAGCATGGGGCGCGGGTCGTAATTAACGGTCGGGGTGCGGAGGCGGTGGAAGCGACGGCGGAGGGTCTGCGGGGTGAGGGGTTTGAGGCGGGGACGCTGGTGTGTGACGTGACGGATGAGGTGGCGGTGGAGGAGGCGATTGGGGTGTTGGAGCGGGAGACGCCTGTGGATGTGCTGGTGAATAATGTTGGGATTCATGATCGTGCGCCGCTGGCGGAGATGACGGCGGCGCAGTGGCGGGGCGTGATCGAGGTGAATCTGACGAGTGCGTTTTTGGTGTCGCGGTTTGTGGCCCCCGGAATGATTCGGAGGGGAGCTGGTAAAATTGTGAATACGTGCTCGCTGATGAGTGAGGTGGGGCGGCCGACGACGGGGAACTACGCGGCGGCGAAGGGTGGTTTGAAGATGCTAACGCGGGCGATGGCGGTGGAGTGGGCGGGGCACAACGTGCAGGTGAACGGGATCGGTCCTGGGTATTTCGAGACGGAGCTGACGGCGAAGCTGGTGGCGGACCCGGAGTTTAATGCGTGGATTTGTAAGCGGACGCCAGCGGGTCGCTGGGGGCGGCCGGAGGAGCTGGTGGGTGCGGCGGTGTTTCTGTCGTCGGGGGCGTCGGACTATGTGAGTGGTCAGGTGATTTATGTGGATGGTGGGTTGTTGGCGGGGGTTTAG
- a CDS encoding zinc-binding alcohol dehydrogenase family protein gives MRTLVLEKPGVWGMVETGEPASPGAGEVVVRVRRVGVCGTDIHAYRGEQPFFEYPRILGHELGVEVVAVGDGVEGLVAGDRCAVEPYLNCGVCGVCRLGRTNCCETLKCLGVHTDGGMRDRIVLPAGKLHRSEVLGLDALALVETLGIGKHAVSRARVEAGERVAVVGLGPIGLTAAQFAVLAGAEVVGVDVSGDRARAAERLLGIETLVIDPARSGAEQWVEGRGDLPFKVFDATGHRGSMEGSFGLTGQGGTLTFVGLVRGEVSFDDPEFHRKELTLLASRNAVAADFREIIGHLEAGRIDVEAWVTHRAGVASFVDVFEGWLRPEAGLLKGVVSFDD, from the coding sequence ATGCGGACTTTGGTGTTGGAGAAGCCTGGGGTTTGGGGGATGGTGGAGACGGGTGAGCCGGCGTCGCCTGGGGCGGGTGAGGTGGTGGTGCGGGTGCGTCGGGTGGGGGTGTGTGGGACGGACATCCATGCGTATCGGGGGGAGCAGCCGTTTTTTGAGTACCCGCGTATTCTGGGGCATGAGCTGGGGGTCGAGGTGGTGGCGGTGGGGGATGGGGTTGAGGGGCTGGTGGCTGGGGATCGGTGTGCGGTGGAGCCTTATCTGAACTGCGGGGTGTGTGGCGTGTGTCGGTTGGGGCGGACGAACTGTTGTGAGACGCTGAAGTGTCTGGGGGTGCATACGGATGGGGGGATGCGGGATCGGATCGTGCTGCCGGCGGGGAAGCTGCATCGGTCGGAGGTGTTGGGGTTGGATGCGCTGGCGCTGGTGGAGACGCTGGGGATCGGGAAGCACGCGGTGTCGCGGGCGCGGGTGGAGGCGGGTGAGCGGGTGGCGGTGGTGGGGTTGGGGCCGATCGGGTTGACGGCGGCGCAGTTTGCGGTGCTGGCGGGTGCTGAGGTGGTGGGTGTGGATGTGTCGGGTGATCGGGCGCGGGCGGCGGAGCGGCTGCTGGGGATTGAGACGCTGGTGATTGATCCGGCGCGATCGGGTGCTGAGCAGTGGGTTGAGGGGCGGGGTGACCTACCGTTCAAGGTGTTTGATGCGACGGGTCATCGGGGTTCGATGGAGGGTTCGTTCGGGCTGACGGGTCAGGGGGGGACGCTGACGTTTGTGGGGCTGGTGCGGGGTGAGGTGTCGTTTGACGATCCGGAGTTTCACCGGAAGGAGTTGACGCTGCTGGCGAGCCGGAACGCGGTGGCGGCGGATTTCCGAGAGATCATCGGGCATCTGGAGGCGGGTCGGATCGATGTGGAGGCGTGGGTCACGCATCGGGCGGGGGTGGCGTCGTTTGTGGATGTGTTCGAGGGTTGGTTGCGGCCGGAGGCGGGGCTGCTGAAGGGTGTGGTGAGTTTTGATGACTGA
- a CDS encoding DUF1559 domain-containing protein, giving the protein MPISSSRAHLGGFTLIELLVVISIIALLIGILLPSLSAARASAKQAQCMSNLRQISIALAAYEVDNGAYPIIWTHNVPTGWKSRIDTYLSAQALELTETAIQCPSADTDELLAAPSDATRGFIATSYGLNGALQFPQWSFKSAVVPNPSQIIIAGEQPVEILEAMITADQYGVLATPTITGWFASNNHRAERAFRHLPDDACLFTFVDGHVDWLDYTAQKRDNGHWYWWPEDDSPEIEGEIDDLLPDLPSGNTGNNSGGSSGGSIGSGLGGNTPSPNIPGCGC; this is encoded by the coding sequence ATGCCGATCTCATCATCCCGTGCCCACCTCGGCGGGTTCACCCTCATCGAACTCCTCGTCGTCATCTCTATCATCGCGCTACTCATCGGCATCCTCCTCCCCTCACTCTCCGCAGCCCGCGCCTCCGCCAAACAGGCCCAGTGCATGTCCAACCTCCGCCAGATCAGCATCGCGCTGGCCGCCTACGAAGTCGACAACGGCGCCTACCCAATCATCTGGACCCACAACGTCCCAACCGGATGGAAGTCCCGCATCGATACCTACCTCAGCGCCCAGGCCCTCGAACTAACCGAGACCGCCATCCAGTGCCCCTCCGCCGATACCGATGAACTCCTCGCAGCACCCTCCGACGCCACTCGCGGGTTCATCGCCACCAGCTACGGACTCAATGGCGCTCTCCAGTTCCCCCAATGGTCCTTCAAATCAGCAGTCGTCCCCAACCCCTCACAAATCATCATCGCCGGGGAACAACCCGTCGAGATCCTCGAAGCCATGATCACCGCCGACCAGTACGGCGTCCTCGCCACACCCACCATCACCGGCTGGTTCGCCTCAAACAACCACCGCGCCGAACGAGCCTTCCGTCACCTCCCCGATGACGCATGCCTCTTCACCTTCGTCGATGGTCACGTCGACTGGCTCGACTACACCGCCCAAAAACGCGACAACGGACACTGGTACTGGTGGCCCGAAGACGACTCTCCCGAAATCGAAGGCGAAATCGACGACCTCCTCCCCGACCTCCCCAGCGGTAACACCGGCAACAACTCAGGCGGCTCCTCAGGCGGCAGCATCGGCAGCGGCCTCGGCGGCAACACCCCCTCCCCCAACATCCCAGGCTGCGGCTGCTGA
- a CDS encoding amidohydrolase family protein codes for MAQNQDQAAQRGVNPANTLGLDYHAEAETFGYRGPILDVHTHIGTVASSEVYFEAAERYGVVKAWSMTNRMDQVDALAERWGEKIAFIAVPNYEERDKPETFTSEWLKRIEQFAERGCAICKIWAAPRGLDLAEHFWIDDPIRFEAMDLAVSLGMKLMSHVGDPDTWFATRYAHGDKYGTKREHFDRFRRVLDRYGEVPWLGAHMGGTPEDLEVLQGFMDDYPNYVVDTSATKWMVRELSQHPGAFADFCRRNPGRVLFGTDIVTNDENIDYDLYASRFWALKTLMETDYDGPSPIVDPDLSMVDPSLPADSTAVLRGAGFDEPLLREVYYEAPAAFFGV; via the coding sequence ATGGCACAGAATCAAGACCAGGCCGCACAGCGGGGGGTGAATCCAGCGAACACGCTGGGGCTGGACTATCACGCGGAGGCGGAGACGTTTGGGTATCGCGGGCCGATTCTGGATGTGCACACGCACATCGGGACGGTGGCGTCGTCGGAGGTTTATTTTGAGGCGGCGGAGCGGTACGGCGTGGTCAAGGCGTGGTCGATGACCAACCGGATGGATCAGGTGGACGCGCTGGCGGAGCGCTGGGGGGAGAAGATCGCGTTTATCGCGGTGCCGAACTATGAGGAGCGGGACAAGCCGGAGACGTTTACCAGCGAGTGGCTTAAGCGGATTGAGCAGTTTGCGGAGCGTGGGTGTGCGATCTGCAAGATCTGGGCGGCGCCGCGGGGGCTGGACCTGGCGGAGCACTTCTGGATTGACGATCCGATCCGTTTTGAGGCGATGGACCTGGCGGTGTCGCTGGGGATGAAGCTGATGAGTCATGTGGGGGACCCGGACACGTGGTTTGCTACGAGGTATGCGCACGGCGACAAGTACGGGACGAAGCGGGAGCACTTTGATCGGTTCCGGCGGGTGCTGGATCGTTACGGGGAGGTGCCGTGGCTGGGCGCGCATATGGGGGGTACGCCTGAGGATCTTGAGGTTTTGCAAGGGTTTATGGATGATTACCCGAACTACGTGGTGGACACTTCGGCGACGAAGTGGATGGTGCGGGAGCTGAGCCAGCATCCGGGGGCGTTTGCGGACTTTTGTCGTCGGAATCCGGGGCGGGTGCTGTTTGGGACGGACATCGTGACGAACGATGAGAACATTGATTACGACTTGTACGCGAGTCGTTTCTGGGCGTTAAAGACTTTGATGGAAACGGATTACGATGGTCCGAGCCCGATTGTGGACCCGGATCTGAGCATGGTGGACCCGTCGCTGCCGGCGGACAGCACGGCGGTTTTGCGGGGGGCGGGGTTCGATGAGCCGCTGCTGCGGGAGGTGTATTACGAGGCGCCAGCGGCCTTCTTTGGGGTGTGA
- a CDS encoding HAD family hydrolase: MANVNPIKLIACDVDGTLIAPDGTIPDRNREAIAAASARGVHFVLASARPPRMARPIYDELALSSYQINYNGAVIQRPSDAEYAVHRPIEPALARRLVAVARRIDPQLAVSLEVKDQWFTDGQIDGLTTATSLNLKPDYEGPLDAVMNQPITKVLLLIPPERMSHLHRGLRAFFRHHLRFQISDAHLIQAVQPQADKHHGVQWIANHDGVSPENVLTLGDAPNDAGMLRWAHTSVAVANAWPEAQDAAKHIANVTAEQGAVGWAIEKFVLS; encoded by the coding sequence ATGGCTAACGTAAACCCAATCAAACTCATCGCTTGCGACGTCGATGGCACCCTCATCGCACCCGATGGCACCATCCCCGACCGCAACCGCGAAGCGATCGCCGCGGCCTCAGCACGCGGGGTCCACTTCGTCCTCGCCTCGGCCCGCCCGCCCCGGATGGCCCGGCCCATCTACGACGAACTGGCTCTAAGCTCCTATCAGATCAACTACAACGGTGCGGTCATCCAGCGGCCCAGCGATGCCGAGTACGCCGTCCACCGCCCGATCGAGCCCGCCTTGGCCCGGCGCCTCGTCGCCGTCGCCCGCCGCATCGACCCGCAACTCGCCGTCAGCCTTGAGGTGAAGGACCAGTGGTTCACCGATGGCCAGATCGACGGCCTCACCACCGCCACCTCCCTCAACCTCAAGCCCGACTACGAAGGCCCCCTCGACGCGGTGATGAACCAGCCCATCACCAAGGTCCTCCTGCTCATCCCCCCCGAGCGCATGTCGCATCTTCACCGAGGCTTACGCGCCTTCTTCCGGCACCACCTCCGCTTCCAGATCAGCGACGCCCATCTCATTCAGGCCGTCCAGCCCCAAGCCGACAAGCACCATGGCGTCCAATGGATCGCCAACCACGATGGCGTCTCTCCGGAAAATGTCCTGACCCTCGGCGACGCCCCCAATGACGCCGGCATGTTGCGCTGGGCGCACACCAGCGTGGCCGTCGCCAACGCCTGGCCCGAAGCGCAGGATGCCGCCAAACACATCGCCAACGTCACCGCAGAGCAAGGCGCTGTTGGCTGGGCCATCGAGAAGTTTGTGCTCTCCTGA
- a CDS encoding Hsp20/alpha crystallin family protein: MLLTRPNTVDLFEEFDRAFNRAYRPSGTTAGWYPVDVTENDTAYVVEAELPGYTRDQVSVTLEDGVLTIEADRSETAHKSEPAATAADTTEVAQVQDQSQKTANVHLHERRAQRVVRRFRMPSELDADKIQATLENGVLTLTLPKHEQTLPRQIEIR; the protein is encoded by the coding sequence ATGTTGCTCACACGACCCAACACCGTCGACCTGTTCGAAGAGTTCGACCGCGCGTTCAATCGAGCTTACCGCCCGAGTGGCACCACCGCGGGGTGGTACCCCGTGGATGTCACCGAGAACGACACCGCTTACGTCGTCGAGGCGGAGCTGCCGGGCTATACCCGGGATCAGGTGAGCGTGACGCTTGAGGATGGCGTGCTCACGATCGAGGCGGATCGGTCGGAGACGGCTCATAAGAGTGAGCCCGCGGCGACAGCCGCAGACACGACCGAGGTAGCGCAAGTGCAGGATCAGTCGCAGAAGACGGCGAACGTGCATCTGCACGAGCGACGGGCGCAGCGGGTGGTCCGACGCTTCAGGATGCCCAGCGAGCTCGACGCGGACAAGATCCAGGCCACGCTCGAAAACGGCGTGCTGACGCTTACGCTGCCTAAGCATGAGCAGACGCTGCCGCGACAGATCGAGATCCGTTAA
- the argC gene encoding N-acetyl-gamma-glutamyl-phosphate reductase: protein MSIRAAVVGPTGYAGAELIRLLLGHPGAELTYLASHRDELPDLRVEFPRFAGQLSDVVAVARPIDSRAIAAAADVVFLALPHTASMAHVPGLIDARLRVIDLSADYRLASAGLYEAVYGVAHTDAGRIGEAVYGLPELFRDQITKETRLVASPGCYPTAALLGLTPLLRAGLVETSSIVINAASGTTGAGRAAKVGLLHAEANEGFAAYGKIGGHRHQPEIRYTLERLGLPGIDPLFVPHLLPLDRGILETIYLEPKAGVTESDVARAYTEAYADEFFVHVVDHLPSVKHVTGTNHVQIGFRMAETATSRKLVVFVAEDNIVKGASGQAVQAMNLMFGLEEGAGLSF, encoded by the coding sequence ATGAGTATTCGCGCCGCAGTTGTGGGGCCCACCGGTTACGCCGGGGCCGAGTTGATTCGCCTGTTGCTGGGTCATCCCGGGGCGGAGCTGACGTACCTGGCCTCGCATCGCGACGAGCTGCCGGACCTGCGCGTCGAGTTCCCGCGGTTCGCGGGTCAGTTGTCGGATGTGGTCGCGGTCGCCAGGCCGATCGACAGTCGCGCGATCGCGGCGGCTGCGGACGTGGTGTTCCTCGCGTTGCCGCACACAGCATCCATGGCGCACGTGCCGGGTTTGATCGACGCGAGGCTGCGCGTGATTGACCTTTCGGCGGACTACCGACTGGCTTCGGCGGGGTTGTATGAGGCGGTCTACGGCGTGGCGCACACCGATGCCGGGCGCATCGGAGAGGCGGTGTACGGGCTGCCGGAGTTGTTCCGGGATCAGATCACCAAGGAGACACGGCTGGTCGCTTCGCCGGGGTGCTATCCCACGGCAGCGCTGCTGGGGCTGACGCCCTTGCTTCGCGCCGGTCTGGTCGAGACCTCTTCGATCGTGATCAACGCGGCATCGGGGACGACGGGTGCCGGTCGGGCGGCGAAGGTCGGGCTATTGCACGCCGAGGCGAACGAGGGCTTTGCGGCCTACGGAAAGATTGGCGGGCACCGACATCAGCCGGAGATCCGGTACACGCTCGAACGGCTGGGGCTGCCGGGGATTGATCCGTTGTTTGTTCCGCATCTCCTGCCGCTGGATCGTGGCATCCTGGAGACGATCTACCTGGAACCGAAAGCCGGTGTGACCGAATCAGATGTCGCGCGGGCTTACACCGAAGCGTATGCGGATGAGTTCTTCGTTCATGTGGTGGATCACCTGCCGAGCGTGAAGCACGTCACAGGGACGAATCATGTGCAGATCGGTTTCCGGATGGCGGAGACCGCGACCTCGCGGAAGCTGGTGGTGTTTGTCGCGGAAGACAACATCGTCAAGGGTGCCTCTGGCCAGGCGGTGCAGGCGATGAATCTGATGTTTGGGTTGGAGGAAGGCGCGGGGTTGTCTTTCTAA
- a CDS encoding DinB family protein, translating to MDAMEAIRAALRQSYDWNRMLAEDMRDVPLTFPTPTGGNHPVWVVGHAAFARAALLSFITGEPNPLAEWEAKLGGQSQPSGDGSVYPSYDEVMALWEREHQRTLQALAKFGEAGLDQPALGVPPKLKDDPDFQTVGRIFLFTALHEMSHRGQLADARRALGRGPLAF from the coding sequence ATGGATGCTATGGAAGCGATCAGAGCTGCGTTGCGCCAGAGTTACGACTGGAACCGGATGCTCGCCGAAGACATGAGAGATGTGCCCTTGACGTTCCCGACACCAACCGGGGGAAACCATCCGGTGTGGGTGGTTGGTCATGCCGCGTTTGCTCGGGCTGCTTTGCTGTCGTTTATCACGGGAGAACCGAATCCACTGGCAGAGTGGGAAGCGAAGCTCGGCGGTCAATCTCAACCGAGCGGTGACGGCAGCGTTTATCCCAGCTATGACGAGGTCATGGCGCTCTGGGAACGTGAGCACCAGCGGACCTTGCAGGCTTTAGCCAAGTTTGGCGAGGCCGGGCTCGATCAGCCAGCGCTGGGTGTGCCTCCAAAGTTAAAAGATGATCCGGATTTTCAGACGGTCGGTCGGATTTTTCTGTTTACCGCCTTGCACGAGATGTCGCATCGTGGCCAGCTCGCTGACGCGCGCCGTGCGTTGGGCCGAGGCCCGCTGGCGTTTTGA
- the nth gene encoding endonuclease III: protein MTNTIELPQVDPAERRRCARLYKKLLDLYPDAHCALNYTSPWELVVATILSAQCTDVRVNKVTPDLFKAFPTPQAFAKSSPRKIEPYVKTCGFFRNKAKNIHGAAIEVVETFDGEVPQTMDELLTLPGVARKTANVVLGNAFNINAGVVVDTHIGRLSRRLAFTNHTDPVKVERDLAARFPQQNWTLLAHLLIEHGRAVCDARRPACSTCTLQRSCPQIGVATNQTK from the coding sequence GTGACCAACACCATCGAACTGCCCCAGGTCGACCCCGCCGAACGCCGCCGCTGCGCCCGCCTCTACAAAAAACTCCTCGACCTCTATCCCGATGCCCACTGCGCTCTGAACTACACATCACCGTGGGAACTCGTCGTCGCCACCATCCTCTCGGCTCAGTGCACGGATGTCCGCGTCAACAAGGTCACCCCTGACCTCTTCAAAGCCTTTCCCACCCCCCAAGCCTTCGCCAAGTCATCACCCAGGAAGATCGAACCCTACGTCAAGACCTGCGGGTTCTTCCGCAACAAAGCCAAGAACATCCACGGCGCCGCCATCGAAGTCGTCGAGACCTTCGACGGCGAAGTCCCGCAAACCATGGACGAACTGCTCACCCTCCCAGGCGTCGCACGCAAAACCGCCAACGTCGTCCTCGGCAACGCCTTCAACATCAACGCCGGCGTTGTCGTCGATACCCACATCGGCCGCCTCTCCCGACGACTCGCCTTCACCAACCACACCGACCCCGTCAAAGTCGAACGCGACCTCGCCGCACGCTTCCCCCAACAAAACTGGACCCTCCTCGCCCACCTCCTCATCGAACACGGACGAGCGGTCTGCGACGCCCGCCGACCCGCCTGCTCAACCTGCACCCTGCAACGCTCCTGTCCACAGATCGGCGTCGCAACCAATCAAACAAAATAG